From Pseudobdellovibrio exovorus JSS, a single genomic window includes:
- a CDS encoding HNH endonuclease: MMTADGVLSISLKALVLNASYEPLRIISWQKALLMWFQEKVEILEYHTAMARSVTNSFQLPSVLRLKAYVKPKKLDGVRFCRENVYIRDNYTCQYCAVKFTYKELTIDHVLPASQGGPKTWTNIVTACRCCNQTKANRTPEKAKMPLLKQPKAPQWLPVIDFHLDEEKEAKAPPTWKDYLRFKTN; this comes from the coding sequence GCTGACGGTGTCCTCTCTATAAGCCTAAAAGCTCTGGTTCTAAATGCCAGCTACGAGCCCCTGCGAATCATCTCATGGCAAAAAGCGCTGCTGATGTGGTTCCAAGAAAAAGTAGAAATCTTAGAATATCACACGGCTATGGCTCGTTCTGTGACTAACTCTTTTCAATTGCCTAGCGTGCTCCGATTGAAAGCCTATGTGAAACCTAAAAAATTAGATGGCGTTCGTTTTTGCCGCGAAAATGTTTACATTCGTGATAACTACACCTGTCAGTATTGCGCCGTGAAGTTCACTTACAAAGAGCTAACCATTGATCACGTATTACCGGCATCACAAGGTGGTCCGAAGACATGGACCAATATTGTGACCGCCTGTCGTTGTTGCAATCAAACTAAGGCCAATCGCACCCCAGAAAAAGCTAAAATGCCTCTGCTGAAACAGCCCAAAGCGCCCCAATGGCTACCCGTCATTGACTTTCATTTGGATGAAGAAAAAGAGGCTAAGGCACCTCCGACATGGAAAGATTATTTGAGATTCAAAACAAATTAA